The following proteins come from a genomic window of Pseudochaenichthys georgianus chromosome 19, fPseGeo1.2, whole genome shotgun sequence:
- the LOC117464533 gene encoding uncharacterized protein: MKWKSDADTSMMLLRVILSPEDIRRVTLEDVPSSVDDLCAKLRNTLGLRGNFILQFEDSDFGNQLCNLTDIKELPAERATLKVLFTSSEVVSDSTLDTVSFDSPSSSQSTEWPDPFVVPAFSHDVEYQLRAANDAYAQDQTVMVISKGVKSEILDRLADIISKITAYPNKDHYESVAKALVAKHPCLKEPGSGRGWYCWVFSLRFKMGNYRQRIMAAGCPEVLVNKRKRGEENHKPVKKSKKGEIHYLPEPPEGQTTGKSEKDRNTMALEVQKKDSDLQLLGELMIATFSQRRKEIIGDEPLISAVMERWPALFGQRQLCAEFSRIVTKDLLKSLLEGLDAMVPSLLEAYKAAVASGRRSAMSGVLQCLQKEDTNQSRRTAALLGLPIFFAEDSSNVIRMCDAHGETLDVILKGMQVGLLIGHEGPLLDSFPL, from the exons ATGAAGTGGAAAT CTGATGCAGACACCTCAATGATGCTTCTCAGAGTTATCCTCTCACCTGAAGATATAAGGCGGGTCACCCTAGAAGATGTTCCCTCATCAGTTGATGATCTGTGTGCAAAACTGCGCAACACTCTTGGTCTCCGAGGGAACTTCATTTTACAGTTTGAAGATTCGGACTTTGGGAATCAGCTCTGCAATTTGACAGACATTAAGGAGCTACCAGCGGAACGAGCCACTCTGAAGGTTTTGTTCACATCTTCTGAGGTGGTTTCTGACTCAACACTGGATACTGTAAGCTTTGATTCCCCAAGTAGCAGTCAATCGACAGAATGGCCCGATCCTTTTGTTGTTCCAGCTTTCTCCCATGATGTTGAGTATCAGCTGAGAGCAGCAAATGATGCGTATGCCCAGGATCAAACTGTGATGGTCATCTCAAAGGGTGTGAAAAGTGAAATACTGGACAGACTTGCGGATATCATATCTAAAATCACAGCCTATCCCAACAAAGACCATTATGAAAGTGTAGCAAAAGCTCTTGTTGCAAAGCACCCATGTCTCAAAGAGCCAGGGTCAGGTAGAGGGTGGTATTGCTGGGTATTTAGTTTGAGATTCAAGATGGGCAATTACCGTCAGAGAATTATGGCAGCTGGATGCCCTGAAGTTCTtgtaaataaaagaaaaagggGCGAGGAAAACCACAAGCCAgtcaaaaagtcaaaaaaaggAGAGATCCACTACCTGCCAGAGCCACCTGAGGGACAGACTACTGGGAAGTCAGAGAAAGATCGCAATACCATGGCACTGGAAGTGCAGAAGAAGGACTCCGATTTACAGCTTCTGGGTGAACTGATGATCGCAACATTCTCACAGCGAAGAAAGGAGATCATCGGTGATGAGCCACTGATCTCTGCTGTCATGGAGAGATGGCCTGCATTGTTTGGTCAGAGACAG CTATGTGCCGAATTCAGCAGAATCGTCACCAAAGACCTGCTGAAATCTTTGCTGGAAGGACTAGATGCCATGGTTCCAAGTCTGTTGGAGGCTTACAAAGCTGCTGTAGCATCTGGAAGAAGGTCGGCCATGAGTGGTGTTCTGCAGTGTCTTCAGAAAGAG GACACAAACCAGAGCAGAAGAACGGCTGCCCTACTCGGTCTTCCAATATTTTTTGCAGAGGATTCCTCCAACGTTATCAGGATGTGTGAT GCTCATGGAGAAACCCTCGATGTGATCCTGAAAGGAATGCAGGTTGGACTGTTGATTGGACATGAAGGCCCTCTGCTTGACTCATTTCCTCTGTAA